In Kitasatospora sp. NA04385, a single genomic region encodes these proteins:
- a CDS encoding NAD-dependent epimerase/dehydratase family protein — MRVVVTGGAGFIGANLARELTSRREVTEVRVVDDLSTGSKANLADVDVAFFEGSILDPALLDAAFTGADAVVHLAALPSVPRSIAAPLASHRVNATGTLEVLEAARRAGGLYVAAASSSSVYGANRELPKRESMRPMPMSPYAVSKLAAESYLGAYHHCYGLGVLPLRFFNVFGPLQAAGHAYAAVVPAFLDAALAGRPVTVHGDGLQSRDFTYVGTVTQVLAEAVLRRVVSADPVNLAFGTRTSLLELVDLMGGVLGGPVAAEHVDPRPGDVRDSQADNARLRELFPDVVPVPLEEGLRRTADWFRTL; from the coding sequence ATGCGTGTGGTGGTCACCGGCGGGGCGGGGTTCATCGGGGCCAATCTGGCCAGGGAGTTGACCTCCCGCCGGGAGGTGACGGAGGTCCGGGTGGTGGACGACCTGTCCACCGGCAGCAAGGCCAACCTGGCCGACGTCGACGTCGCCTTCTTCGAGGGCAGCATCCTCGACCCGGCCCTGCTGGACGCGGCGTTCACCGGCGCCGACGCGGTGGTGCACCTGGCGGCGCTGCCGTCCGTGCCGCGCTCGATCGCCGCCCCGCTGGCCAGCCACCGGGTCAACGCCACCGGCACCCTGGAGGTGCTGGAGGCGGCCCGCCGGGCGGGCGGCCTGTACGTCGCGGCGGCGTCCTCGTCCTCGGTGTACGGCGCCAACCGGGAGCTGCCCAAGCGCGAGTCGATGCGCCCGATGCCGATGAGCCCGTACGCGGTCTCCAAGCTGGCCGCCGAGTCCTACCTCGGCGCGTACCACCACTGCTACGGCCTGGGCGTGCTGCCGCTGCGCTTCTTCAACGTCTTCGGGCCGCTGCAGGCCGCCGGGCACGCGTACGCGGCGGTGGTCCCGGCGTTCCTGGACGCGGCGCTGGCGGGCCGGCCGGTGACGGTGCACGGGGACGGGCTGCAGAGCCGCGACTTCACCTACGTCGGCACGGTCACCCAGGTGCTGGCCGAGGCGGTGCTGCGCCGGGTGGTCTCGGCGGACCCGGTGAACCTGGCCTTCGGGACGCGCACCTCGCTGCTGGAGCTGGTCGACCTGATGGGCGGGGTGCTGGGCGGCCCGGTCGCCGCCGAGCACGTCGACCCGCGGCCGGGGGACGTGCGGGACTCGCAGGCCGACAACGCGCGGCTGCGCGAGCTGTTCCCGGACGTGGTGCCCGTCCCGCTGGAGGAGGGCCTGCGGCGCACCGCGGACTGGTTCCGGACGCTCTGA
- a CDS encoding NUDIX domain-containing protein — MGIPAFLAELRAVVGHRPLWLSGVSAVVVDDDGRVLLGRRADNGRWALISGIIDPGEQPADTVVRECLEETGVRVRPEQLVAVDVSPVIEYPNGDRSQYLDLVFRCRPLSGEARVNDDESLEVGWFHPDALPELDARARDGIARALAGKDTAHFELTER; from the coding sequence ATGGGAATTCCTGCGTTTCTGGCGGAACTGCGCGCAGTGGTCGGCCACCGGCCGCTGTGGCTGTCCGGGGTGTCGGCGGTGGTGGTGGACGACGACGGGCGGGTGCTGCTCGGGCGGCGGGCCGACAACGGGAGGTGGGCGCTGATCAGCGGCATCATCGATCCGGGGGAGCAGCCCGCCGACACCGTGGTGCGCGAGTGCCTGGAGGAGACCGGCGTGCGGGTGCGGCCCGAGCAGCTGGTCGCGGTCGACGTCTCGCCGGTGATCGAGTACCCGAACGGCGACCGCAGCCAGTACTTGGACCTGGTCTTCCGCTGCCGCCCGCTGTCCGGCGAGGCCCGGGTCAACGACGACGAGTCCCTGGAGGTCGGCTGGTTCCACCCGGACGCGCTGCCCGAGCTGGACGCCCGCGCGCGGGACGGCATCGCCCGCGCCCTGGCCGGGAAGGACACGGCGCACTTCGAACTGACGGAGCGCTAG
- a CDS encoding NeuD/PglB/VioB family sugar acetyltransferase, whose amino-acid sequence MVWIAGAGGVGREALDVALAAGTEVAGFLDDRLAGGEVRGLPVRKPAELPPGAPYLIGIADPAVRARLAALLDAAGGHPVTLVHPRAIIAPKTELAPGCLVMGGAHVSSSVRLGPHSQVHYNATVGHDSRLGARVTVYPGANVSGAVHLDDDSTVGSGAVVLQGRTVGRAAFVGAAATVTRDVPPATTVIGTPARPMPH is encoded by the coding sequence ATGGTGTGGATCGCGGGCGCGGGCGGCGTCGGCCGGGAGGCGCTGGACGTGGCGCTCGCCGCCGGCACCGAGGTCGCCGGGTTCCTGGACGACCGGCTCGCCGGGGGAGAGGTGCGCGGCCTGCCCGTCCGCAAGCCCGCCGAACTGCCGCCCGGCGCACCGTACCTGATCGGCATCGCCGACCCGGCCGTGCGGGCCCGGCTGGCGGCGCTGCTGGACGCGGCGGGCGGGCACCCCGTCACCCTGGTCCACCCCCGGGCGATCATCGCCCCCAAGACCGAACTCGCCCCCGGCTGCCTGGTGATGGGCGGCGCGCACGTCTCCAGCAGCGTCCGGCTCGGCCCGCACAGCCAGGTGCACTACAACGCCACCGTCGGCCACGACAGCCGGCTCGGCGCCCGCGTCACCGTCTACCCCGGCGCGAACGTCTCCGGCGCCGTCCACCTGGACGACGACAGCACGGTCGGCTCCGGCGCCGTGGTCCTCCAGGGCCGCACCGTCGGCCGCGCCGCGTTCGTCGGCGCCGCCGCCACCGTCACCCGCGACGTCCCGCCCGCCACCACCGTCATCGGCACCCCCGCCCGCCCGATGCCGCACTGA
- a CDS encoding sugar transferase: MKRGGDLAVTALAGIIAVPLGLLIALLIRATMGGPVIFRQTRSGRHGQEFRILKFRTMRDKHYEDEPDAPRITRLGALLRKTSLDELPQLWNVVRGDMGVIGPRPTLPEQVAHYSDRQRGRLALRPGLTGWAQVRGRNSITWPERIELDLWYIEHHSLALDLRILALTAKTLLRPTGITAAGGVNPGFPIPAEAPAPAAPRIVLPRQATAAAPRLAREELRGQA; the protein is encoded by the coding sequence ATGAAGCGAGGGGGGGACCTCGCGGTCACCGCGCTGGCCGGGATCATCGCCGTCCCGCTCGGCCTGCTGATCGCCCTCCTGATCCGTGCCACCATGGGCGGACCGGTGATCTTCCGACAGACCCGCTCCGGCCGGCACGGCCAGGAGTTCCGCATCCTCAAGTTCCGCACCATGCGCGACAAGCACTACGAGGACGAGCCCGACGCCCCGCGCATCACCCGCCTCGGCGCGCTGCTGCGCAAGACCAGCCTGGACGAACTCCCGCAGCTGTGGAACGTCGTCCGCGGCGACATGGGCGTCATCGGCCCGCGCCCCACCCTGCCCGAGCAGGTCGCCCACTACTCCGACCGCCAGCGCGGCCGCCTCGCCCTGCGCCCCGGCCTCACCGGCTGGGCCCAGGTTCGCGGCCGCAACTCCATCACCTGGCCCGAACGCATCGAACTCGACCTCTGGTACATCGAGCACCACAGCCTGGCACTCGACCTGCGCATCCTCGCCCTCACCGCGAAGACGCTGCTGCGCCCCACCGGCATCACCGCCGCCGGCGGCGTCAACCCCGGCTTCCCGATCCCCGCCGAGGCACCCGCCCCGGCCGCACCCCGGATCGTGCTGCCCCGACAGGCCACCGCGGCCGCGCCCCGGCTGGCCCGGGAGGAACTGCGCGGCCAGGCCTGA
- a CDS encoding glycosyltransferase translates to MPEQLPLRLRGEGGRPLKVAHLTTVDMSLHLLLATELTVDVEHGLRTYGLSAPGPHLERIEQLGVRHRPLPSLTRAWQPRADLAAARELLAALREIRPDVLHTHNPKTGVLGRVLGRLARVPVVVNTCHGLWAQAHDPLAKRLAVLGAEALAARFSHAELYQNAEDRATLARWGVPAKRSRVVGNGVDLDRFPAPGPQRDALRARLRTELGLAEDELLVGGVGRRVAEKGIREYAEAARALAGKARFVWIGPDDPDKPDALRAAEAGLEFLGARDDMPAVYAALDVFVLPSYREGFSRSGMEAAASGLPLLLSDIRGCREIGTHDQHLLLAPAADAAALTTALDRLLTEPELRIRLGAAARRRALDQFDQRAVARVSLETYAAVARSRGLRWNTD, encoded by the coding sequence GTGCCTGAGCAGCTCCCCCTCCGCCTGCGCGGCGAGGGCGGCCGCCCGCTGAAGGTCGCCCACCTCACCACCGTCGACATGTCGCTGCACCTGCTGCTCGCCACCGAACTCACCGTCGACGTCGAGCACGGCCTGCGCACCTACGGCCTCAGCGCACCCGGCCCCCACCTGGAACGGATCGAGCAACTCGGCGTCCGGCACCGGCCGCTGCCCTCGCTCACCCGCGCCTGGCAGCCGCGCGCCGACCTCGCCGCCGCCCGCGAACTGCTCGCCGCGCTGCGCGAGATCCGCCCCGACGTGCTGCACACCCACAACCCGAAGACCGGCGTCCTGGGCCGCGTCCTGGGCCGGCTCGCCCGCGTCCCCGTGGTCGTCAACACCTGCCACGGCCTGTGGGCACAGGCCCACGACCCGCTCGCCAAACGGCTCGCCGTGCTCGGCGCCGAGGCACTGGCCGCCCGCTTCTCGCACGCCGAGCTCTACCAGAACGCCGAGGACCGCGCCACGCTCGCCCGCTGGGGCGTCCCGGCGAAACGTTCCCGCGTGGTCGGCAACGGCGTCGACCTCGACCGCTTCCCCGCCCCCGGCCCGCAGCGGGACGCCCTGCGCGCCCGGCTGCGCACCGAACTCGGCCTCGCCGAGGACGAACTGCTGGTCGGCGGGGTCGGCCGCCGGGTCGCCGAGAAGGGCATCCGCGAGTACGCCGAAGCCGCCCGCGCCCTGGCCGGCAAGGCCCGCTTCGTGTGGATCGGCCCCGACGACCCCGACAAGCCCGACGCCCTGCGCGCCGCCGAAGCCGGCCTGGAGTTCCTCGGCGCCCGCGACGACATGCCCGCCGTGTACGCCGCGCTCGACGTCTTCGTCCTCCCCTCCTACCGGGAGGGCTTCTCCCGCTCCGGCATGGAGGCCGCCGCCAGCGGCCTGCCCCTGCTGCTCAGCGACATCCGCGGCTGCCGCGAGATCGGCACCCACGACCAGCACCTGCTGCTCGCCCCGGCGGCCGACGCCGCCGCCCTGACCACCGCGCTCGACCGGCTCCTCACCGAGCCCGAGCTGCGGATACGCCTGGGCGCGGCGGCCCGCCGCCGCGCCCTCGACCAGTTCGACCAGCGCGCGGTCGCCCGGGTCTCGCTGGAGACCTACGCCGCCGTCGCCCGCAGCCGCGGGCTGCGCTGGAACACCGACTGA
- a CDS encoding polysaccharide deacetylase family protein, whose product MASSAAQAGGIRSKVKQQLARAAGRTPGEGATVLIYHRVGGGTADELDLATADFTAQVDLLAELPPGRVVPLDTATDRLEAGLRTPSTVLTFDDGFADTYETAWPLLKERALPFTVYLASGLVGRPMRWEGSTAKGAPATGLSWEQLREMTASGLCTVANHTRSHARPELLTTTELDACGDDVEEHLGTRPAHFAYTWGRPVPHMDAALRARFRTSATGQVGRNLPGYDPVRLHRVPVRRTDPIDFFRAKLYGRLVPERAYARIVATAKAVGAGA is encoded by the coding sequence ATGGCGAGCAGCGCCGCCCAGGCCGGGGGCATCCGGTCGAAGGTCAAACAGCAGCTGGCCCGCGCGGCCGGACGGACGCCCGGCGAAGGCGCCACCGTGCTCATCTACCACCGGGTCGGCGGCGGAACCGCCGACGAGCTCGACCTCGCCACCGCCGACTTCACCGCCCAGGTGGACCTGCTCGCCGAACTGCCGCCCGGCCGGGTGGTCCCGCTGGACACCGCCACCGACCGCCTGGAAGCCGGCCTGCGCACCCCCAGCACCGTCCTCACCTTCGACGACGGCTTCGCCGACACCTACGAGACGGCCTGGCCGCTGCTCAAGGAGCGCGCCCTGCCGTTCACCGTCTACCTGGCCAGCGGCCTGGTCGGCCGCCCGATGCGCTGGGAGGGCTCCACCGCCAAGGGCGCCCCCGCCACCGGCCTCAGCTGGGAGCAACTGCGCGAGATGACCGCCTCCGGGCTGTGCACCGTCGCCAACCACACCCGCAGCCACGCCCGCCCCGAACTGCTCACCACCACCGAACTCGACGCCTGCGGCGACGACGTCGAGGAGCACCTCGGCACCCGCCCCGCGCACTTCGCCTACACCTGGGGCCGTCCCGTCCCGCACATGGACGCCGCGCTGCGCGCCAGGTTCCGCACCTCCGCCACCGGCCAGGTCGGCCGGAACCTGCCCGGCTACGACCCGGTCCGCCTCCACCGCGTCCCGGTCCGCCGGACCGACCCGATCGACTTCTTCCGGGCCAAGCTGTACGGCCGGCTCGTCCCGGAACGCGCCTACGCCCGGATCGTCGCCACCGCCAAGGCGGTGGGCGCCGGTGCCTGA
- a CDS encoding polysaccharide deacetylase family protein — translation MSYATTAAAVCAPPQPAVPSSAAAPVRSGERGRDRSSWLRFSPAQPLFRARAAQRLAVLAYHGITDPASFGAQLDRLRRLATPVSVQDVERSLAEGRPLPPRSVLVTFDDPDRTVLRHALPELVARRIPAAAFVIAELVGTEKPFWWHEAAFLARHGGRARMLPGGARPDRVLALLKAMPDPDRRRSLAELRVSAHRRPPAQEQLRPEDLHVLREADVAVGNHTLGHPSLRRCDEATVHAEIAGAHRALTGWLGEAPTAFAYPDGGFDERADAVLRRLGYRLGFLSDHRLGPRLPAHPLRISRLQVDSTTSTRRFDTILSGLEPAVQRLLGAQS, via the coding sequence GTGTCGTACGCCACCACCGCCGCTGCCGTCTGCGCTCCGCCCCAGCCCGCCGTGCCGTCCTCCGCCGCCGCCCCGGTCCGGTCCGGGGAGCGCGGGCGGGACCGGAGCAGCTGGCTGCGCTTCAGCCCCGCCCAGCCGCTGTTCCGGGCCCGCGCCGCCCAGCGCCTGGCCGTGCTGGCGTACCACGGGATCACCGATCCGGCCTCGTTCGGCGCCCAGCTGGACCGGCTGCGGCGGCTGGCCACCCCGGTGTCGGTGCAGGACGTCGAGCGCTCGCTCGCCGAGGGGCGGCCGCTGCCGCCGCGCTCGGTGCTGGTGACCTTCGACGACCCGGACCGCACGGTGCTGCGGCACGCCCTGCCGGAGCTGGTGGCCCGGCGGATCCCGGCGGCCGCGTTCGTGATCGCGGAGCTGGTCGGCACCGAGAAGCCGTTCTGGTGGCACGAGGCGGCGTTCCTGGCCCGGCACGGCGGCCGGGCCCGGATGCTGCCCGGCGGCGCCCGGCCGGACCGGGTGCTGGCGCTGCTCAAGGCGATGCCGGACCCGGACCGCCGGCGCAGCCTCGCCGAGCTGCGGGTCTCCGCGCACCGCCGTCCGCCGGCCCAGGAGCAGCTGCGCCCGGAGGACCTGCACGTGCTGCGGGAGGCCGACGTCGCGGTGGGCAACCACACCCTGGGGCACCCCTCCCTGCGGCGCTGCGACGAGGCGACGGTGCACGCGGAGATCGCCGGTGCGCACCGGGCGCTGACCGGCTGGCTGGGCGAGGCCCCGACGGCGTTCGCCTACCCGGACGGCGGTTTCGACGAGCGGGCGGACGCGGTGCTGCGCCGGCTCGGCTACCGGCTGGGCTTCCTGTCCGACCACCGGCTGGGGCCCCGGCTGCCCGCGCACCCGCTGCGGATCAGCCGCCTGCAGGTCGACTCGACCACCTCGACGCGCCGCTTCGACACCATCCTGTCCGGCCTGGAGCCGGCGGTGCAGCGGCTGCTGGGCGCGCAGTCCTGA
- a CDS encoding MFS transporter, producing the protein MGQLTASNERAPGDDRVSGTAYTNLVVATIGFALTFWAWNLIAPLAGEFNKTLHMTSFAQSFLVAVPVIVGSLGRVPVGALTDRFGARLMFPLMSALTIVPVLLLIPARDSYGALLAVGFFLGLGGTTFAIGVPLVNSWFPASKRGLGVGVFGMGMGGVALSGYFTPRLWKHGHDLPFLVMAVALAAYTVVSFLLLRDRPDRVVPTASLASRLGEAGRLRVTWELSALYAIGFGGIVAFGVYLPTYLKTWYELSATDAGTKAAGFALVTVIFRPFGGWLSDRVHPAVVTCWALAVTALFAIVQAFDPDLSPVGTIAFMVMAAGLGTTSGAVFALVAQVTPVAQVGSVTGIVGAIGGLGGFVPPLVMGAIYSAKGSYSIGFMLLSDLALAGAVYAIGRMRGIRPTATT; encoded by the coding sequence ATGGGACAGCTGACAGCATCGAACGAGCGGGCGCCGGGCGACGACCGGGTGTCGGGCACGGCCTACACCAACCTGGTGGTCGCCACCATCGGCTTCGCGCTGACCTTCTGGGCGTGGAACCTGATCGCCCCGTTGGCCGGCGAGTTCAACAAGACCCTGCACATGACGTCGTTCGCCCAGTCCTTCCTGGTCGCCGTCCCGGTGATCGTCGGCTCGCTGGGCCGCGTCCCGGTCGGCGCGCTGACCGACCGCTTCGGGGCCCGGCTGATGTTCCCGCTGATGTCGGCGCTGACCATCGTCCCGGTGCTGCTGCTGATCCCGGCCCGCGACTCGTACGGGGCGCTGCTGGCGGTCGGGTTCTTCCTCGGGCTCGGCGGCACCACCTTCGCGATCGGCGTGCCGCTGGTGAACTCCTGGTTCCCGGCGAGCAAGCGCGGCCTGGGCGTCGGCGTGTTCGGCATGGGCATGGGCGGCGTCGCGCTGTCCGGCTACTTCACCCCCCGGCTGTGGAAGCACGGCCACGATCTGCCGTTCCTGGTGATGGCCGTCGCGCTGGCCGCCTACACCGTGGTCTCCTTCCTGCTGCTGCGCGACCGCCCCGACCGGGTGGTCCCGACCGCCTCGCTGGCCTCCCGGCTCGGCGAGGCCGGGCGGCTGCGGGTGACCTGGGAGCTGTCCGCGCTCTACGCGATCGGCTTCGGCGGCATCGTCGCGTTCGGCGTCTACCTGCCCACGTACCTGAAGACCTGGTACGAGCTGTCCGCGACCGACGCCGGGACCAAGGCCGCCGGGTTCGCCCTGGTCACGGTGATCTTCCGGCCGTTCGGCGGCTGGCTCTCGGACCGCGTCCACCCCGCCGTGGTGACCTGCTGGGCCCTGGCGGTCACCGCGCTGTTCGCCATCGTGCAGGCCTTCGACCCGGACCTCAGCCCGGTCGGCACCATCGCCTTCATGGTGATGGCGGCCGGCCTCGGCACCACCAGCGGCGCCGTGTTCGCCCTGGTCGCCCAAGTCACCCCGGTCGCCCAGGTCGGCTCGGTGACCGGCATCGTCGGCGCGATCGGCGGCCTCGGCGGGTTCGTCCCGCCGCTGGTGATGGGCGCCATCTACAGCGCCAAGGGCAGCTACTCGATCGGCTTCATGCTGCTCTCCGACCTCGCCCTGGCGGGCGCCGTCTACGCCATCGGCCGGATGCGCGGCATCCGCCCCACCGCCACCACCTGA
- a CDS encoding glutamate racemase, giving the protein MKIALVDSGIGLLAAAAAIRRARPDADLVVSCDPDGMPWGPRTPEDITAHALACARAAAVHGPEALVVACNTATVHALAHLRAEFEPGLPVIGTVPAIKPAAASGGTVAIWATSRTTGSAYQRGLIAEFGGAARVHEVACPELAEAVERADEAAIAAAVASAAARTPAGTTDVVLGCTHYELIDDRISAALAGPVRLHGSADAIAAQTLRRLGPGTPPGGGTLTVLHSGRPSVLPAEALAYPQGALLAAAARV; this is encoded by the coding sequence GTGAAGATCGCCCTCGTGGACTCCGGAATCGGACTGCTCGCCGCCGCCGCCGCGATCCGTCGGGCCCGGCCCGACGCGGACCTGGTCGTCTCCTGTGACCCGGACGGCATGCCGTGGGGGCCCCGCACGCCCGAGGACATCACCGCGCACGCGCTGGCGTGCGCCCGGGCCGCGGCGGTGCACGGGCCGGAGGCCCTGGTCGTGGCCTGCAACACCGCGACGGTGCACGCGCTGGCGCACCTGCGGGCGGAGTTCGAGCCCGGCCTGCCGGTGATCGGAACGGTGCCGGCGATCAAGCCGGCCGCCGCGTCCGGCGGGACGGTGGCGATCTGGGCGACCTCGCGGACCACCGGCAGCGCCTACCAGCGCGGGCTGATCGCCGAGTTCGGCGGGGCCGCGCGGGTGCACGAGGTGGCCTGTCCGGAGCTGGCCGAGGCCGTGGAGCGGGCCGACGAGGCCGCGATCGCCGCGGCCGTCGCCTCGGCCGCCGCCCGCACCCCCGCCGGGACCACCGACGTGGTGCTGGGCTGCACCCACTACGAGCTGATCGACGACCGGATCTCCGCCGCGCTGGCGGGCCCGGTCCGGCTGCACGGCTCGGCCGACGCGATCGCCGCGCAGACCCTGCGCCGCCTCGGCCCCGGCACGCCCCCCGGCGGCGGCACGCTGACCGTGCTGCACTCGGGGCGCCCGTCCGTCCTGCCGGCCGAGGCGCTCGCCTACCCGCAGGGCGCGCTGCTGGCGGCCGCCGCCCGGGTCTGA
- a CDS encoding ParB/Srx family N-terminal domain-containing protein: MTGTAPATPSRHRSPSRRAALAASSALALALGTLTVLAAPAGAAPADRAALAARPGDLLDVTLDQLHPTQNAVGYDEVYYKLGRYASDKDQLNGSANKRFDDWCSTNGQGAVAAAPAGATLADPASFTCTIPVGQETAASRAEMKTVVVGPGGELYLTDGHHTLTSFLETAEGGPKLHIRLIVQANWSTLSKAAFWQAMQEHKWVRLVDENANAITVDQLPTRLGLADFHDDPYRSLVYFTRDIGYSVPDDAAEFLEFQWGDWLRRQGVGLPGSYDRTDFASYLGAVRTASQAMSAAPGDTVVSEGATADQLGRLSPWNAGKKPTGGEFGKLSAPITDAKPGKLAYALDFRAKLPAVPACTTTVTGVHNGPLTVATGTTCLVNARQNGPVVVRAGADLVVAGSDVNGPLQAVGAGTVRICGADWTGPLSIVNTRDRLTLAGPGCTPNRFTGPQQLVGNPVG; the protein is encoded by the coding sequence ATGACCGGCACCGCGCCCGCCACCCCGTCGCGCCACCGCAGCCCGAGCCGCCGGGCCGCGCTCGCCGCCTCCTCCGCGCTCGCCCTCGCCCTCGGCACCCTGACCGTGCTCGCCGCCCCCGCCGGCGCCGCCCCCGCCGACCGGGCCGCGCTCGCCGCCCGGCCCGGCGACCTGCTGGACGTGACGCTCGACCAGCTGCACCCCACCCAGAACGCGGTGGGCTACGACGAGGTCTACTACAAGCTCGGCCGGTACGCCTCGGACAAGGACCAGCTGAACGGCTCCGCCAACAAGCGCTTCGACGACTGGTGCTCCACCAACGGCCAGGGCGCGGTCGCCGCCGCCCCCGCCGGTGCCACCCTCGCCGACCCGGCCAGCTTCACCTGCACCATCCCGGTCGGGCAGGAGACCGCGGCCAGCCGCGCCGAGATGAAGACCGTCGTGGTCGGCCCCGGCGGCGAGCTCTACCTGACGGACGGCCACCACACCCTCACCTCCTTCCTGGAGACCGCCGAGGGCGGGCCGAAGCTGCACATCCGGCTGATCGTCCAGGCGAACTGGAGCACGCTGTCGAAGGCGGCCTTCTGGCAGGCCATGCAGGAGCACAAGTGGGTGCGCCTGGTCGACGAGAACGCCAACGCCATCACCGTCGACCAGCTGCCGACCCGCCTCGGCCTGGCGGACTTCCACGACGACCCGTACCGCAGCCTGGTCTACTTCACCCGCGACATCGGCTACTCGGTGCCCGACGACGCCGCCGAGTTCCTGGAGTTCCAGTGGGGCGACTGGCTGCGTCGCCAGGGCGTCGGCCTGCCCGGCTCCTACGACCGCACCGACTTCGCCTCCTACCTCGGCGCGGTGCGCACCGCCTCGCAGGCGATGTCCGCCGCCCCCGGCGACACCGTGGTCTCCGAGGGCGCCACCGCCGACCAGCTCGGCCGGCTCAGCCCCTGGAACGCCGGGAAGAAGCCGACCGGCGGCGAGTTCGGCAAGCTGAGCGCCCCGATCACCGACGCCAAGCCGGGCAAGCTCGCCTACGCCCTCGACTTCCGCGCGAAGCTGCCCGCCGTCCCGGCCTGCACCACCACCGTGACCGGCGTCCACAACGGCCCGCTCACCGTCGCCACCGGTACCACCTGCCTGGTCAACGCCCGGCAGAACGGCCCGGTCGTGGTCCGGGCCGGGGCCGACCTGGTGGTGGCGGGCTCCGACGTGAACGGCCCGCTGCAGGCCGTCGGCGCCGGAACGGTGCGGATCTGCGGCGCCGACTGGACCGGCCCGCTCAGCATCGTCAACACCCGTGACCGCCTCACCCTCGCGGGCCCCGGCTGCACCCCGAACCGGTTCACCGGCCCGCAGCAGCTGGTCGGCAACCCGGTCGGCTGA
- a CDS encoding glycosyltransferase: protein MGQTARVTVLWWVSVVSLLAWLWLAVCHGGFWRTDQRLPRGGGEPASWPSVAVLVPARDEAGVLPVSLPSLLAQEYPGRARVVLVDDHSTDGTGALARELARRTGGLELAVTTPPPLPEGWTGKLWALRHGVEQAGDDAEWLLLTDADIAHRPGSLRALVAAGEGGGLDLVSQMARLRVASGWERLVVPAFVYFFAQLYPFRRSNRPRARTAAAAGGCSLVRRGALERAGGVAAIRGAVIDDVSLARAVKRTGGRTWLGLADLVDSVRPYPGLGPLWRMVSRSAYAQLRYSPPLLAGTVAGLALVYLVPPVAAVAGAAAGAWWTAGAGLAGWAVMAGTYAPMLRYYGQPVAAAPLLPFTALLYLLMTVDSAVQHWRGRGAAWKGRTYPQPQRAE from the coding sequence ATCGGGCAGACTGCCCGGGTGACGGTCCTGTGGTGGGTTTCGGTGGTGTCGCTGCTGGCGTGGCTGTGGCTGGCGGTGTGCCACGGCGGGTTCTGGCGCACCGACCAGCGGCTGCCCCGGGGCGGCGGCGAGCCCGCGTCCTGGCCCTCGGTGGCGGTGCTGGTGCCGGCCCGGGACGAGGCCGGGGTGCTGCCGGTGTCGCTGCCGAGCCTGCTCGCCCAGGAGTACCCGGGCCGGGCCCGGGTGGTGCTGGTCGACGACCACAGCACCGACGGCACCGGTGCGCTGGCCCGGGAGCTCGCGCGGCGCACCGGGGGGCTGGAGCTGGCGGTGACCACTCCCCCGCCGCTGCCGGAGGGCTGGACGGGCAAGCTGTGGGCGCTGCGGCACGGCGTCGAGCAGGCCGGGGACGACGCCGAGTGGCTGCTGCTGACGGACGCCGACATCGCGCACCGGCCGGGCTCGCTGCGGGCGCTGGTCGCGGCGGGCGAGGGCGGCGGCCTCGACCTGGTCTCGCAGATGGCCCGGCTGCGGGTGGCGAGCGGCTGGGAGCGGCTGGTCGTCCCGGCGTTCGTGTACTTCTTCGCGCAGCTGTACCCCTTCCGCCGGTCCAACCGCCCGCGGGCCCGGACGGCCGCGGCGGCCGGCGGCTGCTCGCTGGTGCGGCGCGGCGCGCTGGAGCGGGCGGGCGGGGTGGCGGCGATCCGCGGCGCCGTCATCGATGACGTGTCACTGGCCCGTGCGGTCAAGCGCACCGGCGGCCGCACCTGGCTCGGCCTCGCCGACCTGGTCGACTCCGTCCGCCCCTACCCCGGCCTGGGCCCGCTGTGGCGGATGGTCTCGCGCAGCGCCTACGCCCAGCTCCGCTACTCGCCGCCGCTGCTGGCCGGGACGGTGGCGGGCCTGGCGCTGGTCTACCTGGTGCCGCCGGTGGCCGCCGTCGCCGGGGCCGCCGCCGGGGCGTGGTGGACCGCCGGGGCGGGCCTGGCCGGGTGGGCGGTGATGGCCGGGACGTACGCGCCGATGCTCCGCTACTACGGGCAGCCCGTCGCCGCCGCCCCGCTGCTGCCGTTCACCGCGCTGCTCTACCTGCTGATGACGGTCGACTCCGCCGTCCAGCACTGGCGCGGGCGCGGCGCCGCCTGGAAGGGCCGCACCTACCCGCAGCCGCAGCGCGCCGAATAG